Proteins co-encoded in one uncultured Draconibacterium sp. genomic window:
- a CDS encoding OsmC family protein: MAISTIKVSGEMGRSFSTKINCSHPFVIDQPKMAGGNDEGPNPLEIFLCSLPACICAVGRIVAQQRRINLNGISVTAEGDIDKDFLLGKTSEGRAGFTEIRSYVAIDADLTKEEKQSLLNDIAARCPIADNIAKSSVIKPVVVEDAAV, from the coding sequence ATGGCAATTTCAACGATAAAGGTGAGCGGAGAAATGGGCCGCAGCTTTTCAACTAAAATTAATTGTTCGCATCCGTTTGTAATCGACCAACCCAAAATGGCTGGCGGAAACGATGAAGGACCAAATCCACTGGAAATTTTTTTGTGCTCGTTACCAGCATGTATTTGTGCCGTTGGGCGCATAGTTGCTCAGCAGCGGAGGATAAATTTGAATGGTATAAGCGTAACTGCTGAAGGTGATATTGACAAAGATTTCCTGCTTGGAAAAACAAGTGAAGGACGTGCCGGTTTTACCGAGATTAGAAGCTATGTGGCAATTGATGCAGACTTGACAAAAGAAGAGAAACAAAGTCTTTTGAATGATATTGCAGCTCGTTGTCCGATAGCTGATAACATTGCTAAAAGTTCAGTGATTAAACCGGTTGTAGTAGAAGATGCAGCTGTTTAA